The following proteins come from a genomic window of Carcharodon carcharias isolate sCarCar2 chromosome 10, sCarCar2.pri, whole genome shotgun sequence:
- the LOC121283357 gene encoding midkine-A-like encodes MQLRVLFSLVLVLLVVMMTGCSEAGRNKKEKGKKSSSACKEWHWGTCEPASGDCGTGLREGTCKEKEETKVVKCKVPCNWKKQFGSDCKYKFGNWGECDTETGLKTRNGTLKKALFNAECEQSVKVTKSCDKSKSKSKGKRGKKGM; translated from the exons ATGCAACTGCGTGTCCTTTTCTCGCTGGTACTCGTGCTGTTAGTTGTCATGATGACAGGGTGCTCTGAAGCTGGCAGAAACAAAAAAG agaaagggaagaaGTCTAGCTCAGCCTGCAAAGAATGGCACTGGGGGACATGTGAGCCGGCCTCTGGTGACTGTGGCACTGGACTCCGTGAGGGAACCTGCAAGGAGAAGGAGGAGACCAAGGTCGTGAAGTGCAAGGTGCCTTGTAACTGGAAGAAGCAATTTGGAA GTGACTGCAAGTACAAGTTTGGAAACTGGGGTGAGTGTGACACCGAGACTGGCCTGAAAACTCGCAATGGAACCCTAAAGAAGGCGCTGTTCAACGCAGAGTGTGAGCAGTCAGTGAAGGTCACAAAGTCATGTGATAAATCCAAGTCAAAATCGAAAG GTAAGAGAGGAAAGAAGGGCATGTGA